The proteins below come from a single Drosophila teissieri strain GT53w chromosome 3L, Prin_Dtei_1.1, whole genome shotgun sequence genomic window:
- the LOC122617152 gene encoding probable endochitinase isoform X1, which translates to MQIIRTHFAALIFLGGLCILSDYFTSGQYFIYSADESCICSGHLVNDLIPDCEDCSGYYICGDGSYEKVKCPQGLIFDLSSKKCVLGQCPRFDGTCSVNTTTPAPTTPSTTSTTTTSEPPGPCANDVTCQFQEKSIPHPYHCRNFYTCYGSCAVLGLCELGKWFDREKNLCDYSYKVINCPANQD; encoded by the coding sequence ATGCAGATCATAAGGACACACTTTGCAGCTCTGATCTTCTTGGGAGGACTCTGCATCCTCAGTGATTATTTCACTTCTGGACAGTATTTTATCTACAGTGCAGATGAAAGTTGCATCTGCTCGGGTCATTTGGTGAACGATTTAATTCCGGACTGCGAAGATTGCTCCGGTTACTACATTTGTGGCGATGGTTCCTACGAGAAGGTGAAATGCCCTCAGGGTTTGATTTTCGACCTTTCCTCAAAAAAGTGTGTGCTGGGTCAATGCCCAAGATTTGATGGCACTTGTTCAGTAAACACTACAACGCCTGCGCCCACCACACCGTCCACTACTAGCACAACTACAACGTCAGAACCTCCTGGGCCTTGTGCCAATGATGTGACATGCCAATTTCAAGAAAAGAGTATCCCTCATCCGTATCACTGTCGAAATTTTTACACCTGCTATGGAAGTTGCGCCGTTTTGGGACTCTGTGAGCTGGGAAAATGGTTCGATCGGGAGAAGAACTTATGCGATTATTCCTATAAAGTCATAAACTGTCCAGCTAACCAGGACTAA
- the LOC122617152 gene encoding probable endochitinase isoform X2, giving the protein MKLALIFLGGLCILSDYFTSGQYFIYSADESCICSGHLVNDLIPDCEDCSGYYICGDGSYEKVKCPQGLIFDLSSKKCVLGQCPRFDGTCSVNTTTPAPTTPSTTSTTTTSEPPGPCANDVTCQFQEKSIPHPYHCRNFYTCYGSCAVLGLCELGKWFDREKNLCDYSYKVINCPANQD; this is encoded by the exons ATGAAGTTGG CTCTGATCTTCTTGGGAGGACTCTGCATCCTCAGTGATTATTTCACTTCTGGACAGTATTTTATCTACAGTGCAGATGAAAGTTGCATCTGCTCGGGTCATTTGGTGAACGATTTAATTCCGGACTGCGAAGATTGCTCCGGTTACTACATTTGTGGCGATGGTTCCTACGAGAAGGTGAAATGCCCTCAGGGTTTGATTTTCGACCTTTCCTCAAAAAAGTGTGTGCTGGGTCAATGCCCAAGATTTGATGGCACTTGTTCAGTAAACACTACAACGCCTGCGCCCACCACACCGTCCACTACTAGCACAACTACAACGTCAGAACCTCCTGGGCCTTGTGCCAATGATGTGACATGCCAATTTCAAGAAAAGAGTATCCCTCATCCGTATCACTGTCGAAATTTTTACACCTGCTATGGAAGTTGCGCCGTTTTGGGACTCTGTGAGCTGGGAAAATGGTTCGATCGGGAGAAGAACTTATGCGATTATTCCTATAAAGTCATAAACTGTCCAGCTAACCAGGACTAA